A genomic segment from Spinacia oleracea cultivar Varoflay chromosome 3, BTI_SOV_V1, whole genome shotgun sequence encodes:
- the LOC110788804 gene encoding exosome complex exonuclease RRP46 homolog isoform X1, translating to MEVDREDGRTATMLRPLACSRSVLNRAHGSASWSQGDTKVLAAVFGPKAGTKKTENPEKASIEVIWKPKTGQIGKLEREYEMILKRTLQSICILTINPNTTTSVIIQKAYDALHLISEFQPPSAPSISMQLLSHPHSPALVQHLRKSCCKFILCVYLQVVNDDGALLPCAINAACAALVDAGISLKHLAVAICCCLAETGCVILDPTKQEEQKMKAFVYLVFPNSVLSVQVSVPTNAEPMEHGIITSVTHGAMSVEDYFYCLKSGRAATAKLSNFLRSRLQNRLPSDLLADT from the exons ATGGAGGTTGATAGGGAGGATGGGCGTACGGCAACAATGTTGAGACCTTTGGCTTGTTCTAGAAGTGTCCTTAATCGTGCTCACGGCTCTGCTAGTTGGTCCCAAG gGGATACCAAAGTGTTAGCTGCAGTTTTCGGACCAAAGGCTGGGACTAAGAAAACCGAAAATCCGGAGAAGGCTTCAATTGAAGTTATTTGGAAGCCCAAAACTGGACAAATTG GGAAATTGGAGAGGGAGTATGAGATGATATTGAAGAGAACATTACAAAGCATCTGTATATTGACTATCAATCCAAATACAACCACCTCAGTAATTATCCAG AAGGCATATGATGCTTTACACTTGATCTCTGAATTTCAG CCGCCGTCTGCACCCAGCATTTCAATGCAACTCCTCTCACATCCCCACTCCCCTGCCCTGGTGCAACATTTGAGAAAAAGCTGTTGTAAATttattttgtgtgtttatttgcaGGTTGTCAACGATGATGGTGCT CTTCTTCCTTGTGCAATTAATGCTGCTTGTGCTGCACTTGTTGATGCTGGAATATCTCTGAAGCATCTTGCTG TTGCAATATGCTGCTGCTTGGCTGAAACAGGATGTGTTATATTGGATCCTACAAAACAAGAAGAGCAG AAAATGAAGGCATTTGTGTATTTGGTGTTCCCAAATTCTGTGCTATCAGTTCAAGTTTCAGTCCCTACAAATGCCGAGCCAATGGAGCATGGAATTATCACATCTGTTACTCATGGAGCAATGTCAG TTGAGGACTATTTCTATTGTCTCAAGAGTGGACGAGCTGCAACAGCAAAACTCTCTAATTTTCTAAGAAGCCGTCTGCAAAATCGACTTCCAAGTGATTTGCTCGCGGACACCTGA
- the LOC110788804 gene encoding exosome complex exonuclease RRP46 homolog isoform X2, giving the protein MEVDREDGRTATMLRPLACSRSVLNRAHGSASWSQGDTKVLAAVFGPKAGTKKTENPEKASIEVIWKPKTGQIGKLEREYEMILKRTLQSICILTINPNTTTSVIIQKAYDALHLISEFQVVNDDGALLPCAINAACAALVDAGISLKHLAVAICCCLAETGCVILDPTKQEEQKMKAFVYLVFPNSVLSVQVSVPTNAEPMEHGIITSVTHGAMSVEDYFYCLKSGRAATAKLSNFLRSRLQNRLPSDLLADT; this is encoded by the exons ATGGAGGTTGATAGGGAGGATGGGCGTACGGCAACAATGTTGAGACCTTTGGCTTGTTCTAGAAGTGTCCTTAATCGTGCTCACGGCTCTGCTAGTTGGTCCCAAG gGGATACCAAAGTGTTAGCTGCAGTTTTCGGACCAAAGGCTGGGACTAAGAAAACCGAAAATCCGGAGAAGGCTTCAATTGAAGTTATTTGGAAGCCCAAAACTGGACAAATTG GGAAATTGGAGAGGGAGTATGAGATGATATTGAAGAGAACATTACAAAGCATCTGTATATTGACTATCAATCCAAATACAACCACCTCAGTAATTATCCAG AAGGCATATGATGCTTTACACTTGATCTCTGAATTTCAG GTTGTCAACGATGATGGTGCT CTTCTTCCTTGTGCAATTAATGCTGCTTGTGCTGCACTTGTTGATGCTGGAATATCTCTGAAGCATCTTGCTG TTGCAATATGCTGCTGCTTGGCTGAAACAGGATGTGTTATATTGGATCCTACAAAACAAGAAGAGCAG AAAATGAAGGCATTTGTGTATTTGGTGTTCCCAAATTCTGTGCTATCAGTTCAAGTTTCAGTCCCTACAAATGCCGAGCCAATGGAGCATGGAATTATCACATCTGTTACTCATGGAGCAATGTCAG TTGAGGACTATTTCTATTGTCTCAAGAGTGGACGAGCTGCAACAGCAAAACTCTCTAATTTTCTAAGAAGCCGTCTGCAAAATCGACTTCCAAGTGATTTGCTCGCGGACACCTGA
- the LOC110788804 gene encoding exosome complex exonuclease RRP46 homolog isoform X3 produces MEVDREDGRTATMLRPLACSRSVLNRAHGSASWSQGDTKVLAAVFGPKAGTKKTENPEKASIEVIWKPKTGQIGKLEREYEMILKRTLQSICILTINPNTTTSVIIQVVNDDGALLPCAINAACAALVDAGISLKHLAVAICCCLAETGCVILDPTKQEEQKMKAFVYLVFPNSVLSVQVSVPTNAEPMEHGIITSVTHGAMSVEDYFYCLKSGRAATAKLSNFLRSRLQNRLPSDLLADT; encoded by the exons ATGGAGGTTGATAGGGAGGATGGGCGTACGGCAACAATGTTGAGACCTTTGGCTTGTTCTAGAAGTGTCCTTAATCGTGCTCACGGCTCTGCTAGTTGGTCCCAAG gGGATACCAAAGTGTTAGCTGCAGTTTTCGGACCAAAGGCTGGGACTAAGAAAACCGAAAATCCGGAGAAGGCTTCAATTGAAGTTATTTGGAAGCCCAAAACTGGACAAATTG GGAAATTGGAGAGGGAGTATGAGATGATATTGAAGAGAACATTACAAAGCATCTGTATATTGACTATCAATCCAAATACAACCACCTCAGTAATTATCCAG GTTGTCAACGATGATGGTGCT CTTCTTCCTTGTGCAATTAATGCTGCTTGTGCTGCACTTGTTGATGCTGGAATATCTCTGAAGCATCTTGCTG TTGCAATATGCTGCTGCTTGGCTGAAACAGGATGTGTTATATTGGATCCTACAAAACAAGAAGAGCAG AAAATGAAGGCATTTGTGTATTTGGTGTTCCCAAATTCTGTGCTATCAGTTCAAGTTTCAGTCCCTACAAATGCCGAGCCAATGGAGCATGGAATTATCACATCTGTTACTCATGGAGCAATGTCAG TTGAGGACTATTTCTATTGTCTCAAGAGTGGACGAGCTGCAACAGCAAAACTCTCTAATTTTCTAAGAAGCCGTCTGCAAAATCGACTTCCAAGTGATTTGCTCGCGGACACCTGA